The Flavobacterium johnsoniae UW101 genomic interval ATGAATTAGTTTTTACCCAATAAAAGCTCATTTGGATTGATTTAGATACATGTAAAAATAAAAAATGCGGCGCTTTTTATCAAGAAGCGCCGCATTTTTTTAATCAATATAATTTTCGTATATTATTCTTTTTCGCGTCCAAAACGCTCAAAAATATTTACATACGTATTAAAAGTTGTTTTGTGTTTTTCGTAGAAAGCTTTATCATTGTTGTCTTTCATGACTTGTAATAAGCTTCTATAACGCTCAATATCTGTAATAATATCAATTGCTAAATCTGTCTGATCTGAACCGCTTAAAGTTTTGTAGTAATCCAGATTTTCTCTGTATTTATTAACCAATTTGTCTAATAAATCATGAGCTTTAGCCGTTTCACCAACTTTATAATAACCGCCCGCAAAAGGTTCAACTAATGAGTAGTAGCCAAATTTATCTAAAGGCATTTTTGTCATGGCTAAATTGATAATGTTTTTAGCCTTGTCATTTTTACCTTCAGCAATAAGTTCGTTCATCAAACGAGACAAGTTTGTACGGTAGGTAATACTGTTTCTTCTTGTTTCTGGGTCATGATAGATTTTGTTGCTTTCGCTGTTGCCCCAGTCCCATTTCATTACAATATCGTACATTTTATCAGCGTCGATTTGTCCCATATCCATAGGACCGCCGTCTTTAGAAGGTGTATTTTTAATTGGAACCAATTTGTAAACCATTCCGTCTAATTGCAGGTAATCTTTAAGCCATAAATAATCTTCATCATCAAAAGCACCTCCGCTGAAATAAATAGGGCGTTTCCAATCGTTATTCGCCAGGATATCCAGCATCATCAAACGATTTTTGTATAAAGCTCTTCCTTTGATATCAATATCCATATAAGGAACAATTGAATCATTGTATTTAGGGTTTACAACTTTGTTTTTGATGATAGTGTTTTTATCAACGTTAATTCTGATTTTATTTGTTGGATAAAAATGAATAGTCTGTCCGTTTTGTAAACCTACAGTCGATTTTGGATTTTTAATAAAATCAATAAAGTCTTTGATGTTCCAGCGTGTATCAATTTTTTGAATATAAGCTACATAATCCAGGTTATCACCCACATATTGACTATGTGTAAATGATATTGGCAGAGGGTCTGATTCATATGATTTCGCTTTCATTTGATCGATATACCAGTCCGTCATGAAAAGACTTGTGTTAACAATTTTCACGTCAGTTCTAAAATGTTCGATTTCCTGAGCATACCAGAGCGGGAAGGTGTCATTGTCTCCAATAGTATAAAGAATAGCGTCTTTATCGCAGGAACTCAAATATGCTTTTGCCATTGCAACAGCAGTATATCTGTTTGATCTGTCATGATCGTCCCAGTTTTGAGAAGCCATTAAAATAGGCGCTGCTAATAAACTTCCGGCAATAATTACTGGTCCGGCAATTTTTGGAGCGACATATTTCTTGAAGCTTTCATATAAAGAATAAACTCCAAAACCAATCCAGATTGCAAATACATAGAAAGATCCAACAAGAGCATAATCTCTTTCACGAGGCTCAAAAGGTCTTTCATTTAAATATATTTTTAAAGCAATTCCGGTAAATAAAAATAATGCTAAAAGAACATAAAAACTTTTTAGGTCTTTATTAGCATGGTACATTAATCCAATTAGACCTAAAATAAAAGGAAGGAAATAGTATACGTTTCTTCCTTTATTGTTTAAAACGTCAGAAGGTAAATTGTCTTGAGAACCTAAATGAAGAGAGTCAAGAGCTTTGATACCGCTGATCCAGTTTCCATCTAAGTTGTCATATTTTCCCTGAACATCGCTTTGACGTCCAACAAAGTTCCACATTAAATATCTCCAGTACATGTATCCAAATTGGTATTCGAACATAAAACTGAAATTGTCAACAGCAGTTGGTTTTTCGATTATTAAATAATCTCCATAACTCTTTAGGAATTTTACA includes:
- a CDS encoding glycosyltransferase family 117 protein encodes the protein MAQFNFNKWNTIIGWFAFAIALITYTLTVEPTMSFWDCGEYIATAAKLEVGHPPGAPLFQMMGAFFAMFAIDAQHVAVMVNMMSVFSSAFTILFMFWSSSMILKKIVARFAEIDQNNSIVILGSSFVGALAYTFSDSFWFNAVEAEVYAMASLLIALLFWLGLRWEQDMDKPKGNKWLLIISLVVGLSFGVHFMALLTIPSIGFLYYFKHYEKVTIKNFLIANVVVIGILLFIFKLLLPLTMASFGKTEVFMVNNLGLPFNSGTIFVVLVLIAFFYFGLKFTKQKGLIFYNTIILCILFILIGFSTWMMLPVRANANPVINENKPSDAAEVLAYYNREQYGVNPLFYGPQYTEVFAGLDAKTPYLDKKPNYERDYKTGKYIITNNYKNAEQNSDDNQKTILPRMWSTETGHIQNYISFTNPPKFRINPNYDYEEDLAKYGIDASQLTEEEYNKATAQLRNEVEKTISEFRHAYAQKQIDNEGYVKFLKSYGDYLIIEKPTAVDNFSFMFEYQFGYMYWRYLMWNFVGRQSDVQGKYDNLDGNWISGIKALDSLHLGSQDNLPSDVLNNKGRNVYYFLPFILGLIGLMYHANKDLKSFYVLLALFLFTGIALKIYLNERPFEPRERDYALVGSFYVFAIWIGFGVYSLYESFKKYVAPKIAGPVIIAGSLLAAPILMASQNWDDHDRSNRYTAVAMAKAYLSSCDKDAILYTIGDNDTFPLWYAQEIEHFRTDVKIVNTSLFMTDWYIDQMKAKSYESDPLPISFTHSQYVGDNLDYVAYIQKIDTRWNIKDFIDFIKNPKSTVGLQNGQTIHFYPTNKIRINVDKNTIIKNKVVNPKYNDSIVPYMDIDIKGRALYKNRLMMLDILANNDWKRPIYFSGGAFDDEDYLWLKDYLQLDGMVYKLVPIKNTPSKDGGPMDMGQIDADKMYDIVMKWDWGNSESNKIYHDPETRRNSITYRTNLSRLMNELIAEGKNDKAKNIINLAMTKMPLDKFGYYSLVEPFAGGYYKVGETAKAHDLLDKLVNKYRENLDYYKTLSGSDQTDLAIDIITDIERYRSLLQVMKDNNDKAFYEKHKTTFNTYVNIFERFGREKE